The genomic window ATCTCGCTGACCCTTCCCGCGCCCACCGTCCGGCCGCCCTCGCGCACCGCGAACCGCAGCCCCTTCTCCATCGCGATCGGCGTGATCAGCTCGCACTCCACCG from Chlamydiota bacterium includes these protein-coding regions:
- a CDS encoding elongation factor Tu, which gives rise to VECELITPIAMEKGLRFAVREGGRTVGAGRVSEIIK